TAGATATATCATCAcattaaggttctatctgactttTCTGTTAAAACtgaattattttcatatttaatttgttgacatatattaaatgacaacttatttacattatgtgttgttgtttttgctacattttaagactttacatttaaaaaacaaaaaaggttttatctacatAGTCAAACTCTAGCACGGCTCTATATGGTTCTTTATGCGAGCCATTTCGAATGCACGTACGAGGagcaatcaggatcagcttttcATCATTTCAATGGACTGCTCCATtgttaaaaaaatagtaataagttaaatgtgaaatatttttatttgcccGTATATAATTTCAGTGTTTATTTAGCTTTGTTAaacaactcatttgctcattgtctgttttctttttaaagtcGTTACATTTGATATTAAGCCTTAATGGGCAAACAATTAATATACTTAATGGGGTATTAAATTACCACAATAAGTATTACCATAATAATTACATGAAACTTACATCTACATTGGACAAAATAATTAGCACAACCctgtatgcttaatttgaacaaggaaaaatattcatcctaaaacattaaataaatatagatagcAAAAACTGAactctcaagcatcaacatattgttacaacacttatttttattaaattaataagcagaTTGATTGTATTtgttgaaaagtaatgcttcaattaatgatctgccaaatagaaccttataattccaagtggaaaatgactttttagaatGAGAAGGTTCCATCTGCATTTGTCCTGTTTGTTTACCCCAATTTGCAAATTTAAcagaattttaataatttacatttacactaCATTTAGCGTCTGTCATGTTAATGCAAGTAAGacaactgttacacacatattgtctgccatggaatgcaaaaactctgaagctcaatatctcaaaatcatttagaatgccGAAAGAACCTTCTAATTTCAAGGTgaagatatatacacacactagtactgattgaatttacagaaatggtataatatcattacacacacacacacacacacacacacacacacatagtataGTTAACAGAATATGAGATGACTTGCATTGTGATATGAGATTTTCatcatattgcccagccctacatattaatacatttttgaatGATTTTCACGGAAACTATTTTTACCTGCCAACCCAGAGCTCcgagtatgactgtggacaccaGGCTGAAGAGCACCAGGCGTTTTGATATGAGACAGAAGTGCCGCATTCCTTTAGATGCCATGATCCGGTCCAGTTCTCCAGGCTCAGACATGTGCACAGTACACAATCTCTGACAGTCACTCAGCTTACTGTGAAAACCCCAGACCGTGACGAGGAAAACCAGATGACAGATGATCCAGAAAACAGCAGATGCTGAAAGACTCGGGATGAGCAGGTACCACCGATCCAGATCTCTCATCTTCAGAGAAGCCATGACAAGAAACGTCACCTCCACAACCAGCAACGGCAGAAGCGTGAAGCGTCTCCACAGGCCTCTTCTCAAGAGGAGCGGAGACCAACGTTCAGTTACTGAAAGTCCGCTAAAGTAGATGTCTAGGAATGGGTCACAGACGAGACGACTGAAAAAACAAGACAATGCGAAGGGGTTGGTGGACACCCCTAAAGACTCCTGGAAGAAGAGCGCAGCGACTCCTGAAAAGCAGGCCAGGTTTGGTAGAGCCAAGAGAGACTTCATGCGCAAGACCACGATTAGAGCAGCTAAAGCGAGTGTTAGAACTATGAGGCTTATGGATTTGTAGCTGACCAAGGTGCTAGCCACAGCAAAACCTGTGAGCTCCAAAGCTTCCCTTGAGGTAAGGAACGCGGGTTGATGTCTAGTACAACCACACATTCTTTCAACCAAAGCCCAAAGGATTCTGATAGCAACGCTCGCTGTTAACATATAGTTAGCCACTTGCTCCTTAATATCGAGCTCTTTGGATGGGACATTGATGAAGCATAGCAAACCCAGAAGGAAACCAAACCAAAGATGTAACAGAAACAGGCTAACTTTCTCCATACCGAAATAGTAGTGGAGTATGCAGGCAACCCCAAGAACGAAGAGgcccaaaataaaaatgactaaaatgatAGTGTCTGCGGTTTTCTCCCATTGTACATAAAGTCCCAGGCAAATGGCCACCAGGGAGTTCAAGCTGGACAGGTAACCGAGGTATCGAACAGATGACCACATATTGAGCCCTCTGTTGGCTTCATCCAGCCATGTCATGGCAGCATACAGAAAGTGGCTAAAACAATATTTGAGAAGTTTGCACATTGTTGCAAAGATAAAACTAGCACAATAGCTGAAAATATGCGGATTTAGCGTCGCGAGTGACGTCACAAGTCCGAAAAAATTATTCACGGCAAAACAAGTCggcaaaattaaagtaaaaacaacTTAGTGGATTTGAGGGGTACTTAAAACTACATCGTTTCCTGGGGTATTATAATACAAAAGTTAAAGTAAAATATGGAGTGAAACGGTAGATTGTCATCTCAATATCCACCTGTTACTGCTGAATGAACGAAACTATTCGACTCAAGGTCATGTTATAACAACTGAAATTAATACGCAAACTAGATGTGAAAATGTTAAACTCATCATAAGTTGTGAGATAGAAGCACAAACAGAGTTGTAATGAGCTGTCAGTCTGATTTAGAGGAGCGGATTGCTGTGCGTTTACCGGCATTAGAAAGTTGAAAGAATGTGTTGTTTCTCTTCACGACGAGCGTAACATCGATTAAAACGGGCTGTATGAAATACGTTAGAAGAAACGCAAGTCATTGAAGATTGTCTTTCACAgaaaaatacggaaaactgctcatttatcgCACAACAACTCCGAACCACGGTCTAAACTTCGCTCAGCGTCCGCCATGTTTGCACTGTTTTAAGCCGCTACGGAATCCCTGAAAGGACAAATAAAACGCGTCCATCAGTCCCTCAGTGAGTAAAAAGAGTGAGTAAAATaaagggccagacggaatctgcagacattgttttgctatttctgcgcagaattgtgttaaaaatctgcggatttatgagGAATTATTTTGGgggtatcataactaaaaccttaatatatgaaataaaaaataatacctctttttttaacttttatttaatgtttacaatgcaaatccaactagatccaccttatttggtaaacaaaacaagtctctcatataatagatctattacaagacagaaaatattactttacaaactgtatttaaataaatcatataaatattttttgtattagtcaatattgtaattaatttaaaaactgaataaatcttaatttacacacattaacacaagtaaataaacagaatcaatgatgggctaaaaatctgcgtaaTTCTGCGCACGCAGGTCCGTGTGGGCCTAAAGCAGGGTCACTATCACTATAAAGTGCCTTTGATGTCCCACAAGATTGAATCAGCCCTATATTAAACACAATGCGAAATAATGAAATTctgatgttttaaaatatttggttAAACCTTTATGCACATGCAGGTAGAATTATAAGTGTTTTCAAATATGTTTTGCTCAATTATTGCCTTTCATTAAATGTATGTGATTTTGCCATGTCCCACACACAGCTCAGCCAACTTCAGTGAGTCTAAAAAGTAggtaaatcagattttttaaattttacatgtTCACTTTTTTTCTCATATTGTGTTTGAAACGGAATGTTGTCAAGCCCAACATGTCCACCCGGTCAatgtgaaattaaatattaattaatatttttaaaaaattagaaataaaaaatatagcttttaaactgtatataaagagCTTAAATAGGAAAACACTTTGCCAGCTGCAGGTGCAACCTCTGTTGAATAAATGCTATCTTTAGCCAAAAATGTCCTCACTGTCATTGTCCACCCTGTCACAAATCCTTCCTTGACAGGGTGGACGTATATGCAATGTTAGTGACActttattatttagcattttattggtaattagttaatgtttttatgTTGCAACACTCACACATTTACGACAATAGTAGATGCATGAGTGGACAATACAAACCTTTTAACAATATCTGTCTCAGTCTATATAAGGAGAAAAGTCCATATAATGGAGCTCATTGactgtttgaaataaaaatacagcCCTAAGTAGTTGTACATTTATGTGa
The DNA window shown above is from Danio rerio strain Tuebingen ecotype United States chromosome 25, GRCz12tu, whole genome shotgun sequence and carries:
- the tmem168b gene encoding LOW QUALITY PROTEIN: transmembrane protein 168 (The sequence of the model RefSeq protein was modified relative to this genomic sequence to represent the inferred CDS: inserted 1 base in 1 codon) — its product is MCKLLKYCFSHFLYAAMTWLDEANRGLNMWSSVRYLGYLSSLNSLVAICLGLYVQWEKTADTIILVIFILGLFVLGVACILHYYFGMEKVSLFLLHLWFGFLLGLLCFINVPSKELDIKEQVANYMLTASVAIRILWALVERMCGCTRHQPAFLTSREALELTGFAVASTLVSYKSISLIVLTLALAALIVVLRMKSLLALPNLACFSGVAALFFQESLGVSTNPFALSCFFSRLVCDPFLDIYFSGLSVTERWSPLLLRRGLWRRFTLLPLLVVEVTFLVMASLKMRDLDRWYLLIPSLSASAVFWIICHLVFLVTVWGFHSKLSDCQRLCTVHMSEPGELDRIMASKGMRHFCLISKRLVLFSLVSTVILGALGWQSSNSLFISLFLLVLPLESLAHGLFLELGNSLGGTCIGYAVVIPTNYCSPDGQPTLLPPAHVQELNLRSTGMLNNVQRFFSHHMIETYGCDYSTSGLSLEALQAKLRIFMEAHTTDGPRHDTYVLYYSGHTHRSGEWALAGGDVLRLDEIVQLWREKNAGFCSRLIIILDTDNSVPWAKEVQKIXYIAVQGAELSSPTDLELQDAPQLGDFTTQWVDFNCNPDSIVRFSERGRSVRAVYGISRHWSDYKLHLPTDSDVTRHWRLYFPRLTYPVVQLAHWCGGLNIFWVCGYCVRLLRRVKLTWFPPAVLDTGQGFKLVRS